One window of Silurus meridionalis isolate SWU-2019-XX chromosome 9, ASM1480568v1, whole genome shotgun sequence genomic DNA carries:
- the ist1 gene encoding IST1 homolog isoform X1: MLGGGFKGERLRVNLRLVINRLKLLEKKKTELAQKARKEIADYLSAGKDERARIRVEHIIREDYLVEAMEILELYCDLLLARFGLIQSMKELDPGLQEAVSTLIWAAPRLQSEVTELKIVSDQLCAKYSKEYGKLCRTNQIGTVNDRLMHKLSLDAPPKILVERYLIEIAKNYNVPYEPDAMVRPEVGEEADLIDVDSDFKKHGGGGGGGGGFTAPAAAMPMPMPMPMPMPTNTAFSYPPPKGAEPYNTPTGTYDVGFSNFQPPVRGVQPPQLPSCPPTYESIDDLSVKPSASPQVVPGPGPSGQIYDNNALPELPSVPDTLPNSSLGGNTGASDDIDFDDLSRRFEELKKKT, from the exons ATGCTTGGTGGTGGATTCAAAGGAGAGAGGCTGCGAGTCAATCTTAGACTCGTCATCAACCGCCTCAAACTGcttgagaagaagaaaa CTGAATTAGCGCAGAAGGCCCGGAAGGAGATCGCAGACTACCTGTCAGCAGGTAAAGATGAACGAGCACGGATTAGGGTGGAGCACATTATTAGAGAAGACTATCTTGTGGAGGCCATGGAGATTCTTGAATTGTACTGTGATCTGCTGCTGGCTCGCTTCGGCCTAATACAATCTATGAA AGAGCTGGATCCTGGTCTTCAGGAAGCAGTATCCACACTGATCTGGGCAGCTCCTCGTCTGCAGTCTGAAGTCACCGAGCTTAAAATT gtTTCAGATCAGCTCTGTGCGAAATACAGCAAGGAGTACGGCAAGTTGTGCAGGACAAACCAAATCGGAACTGTCAATGACCGA CTCATGCACAAACTGAGTTTGGATGCACCTCCAAAGATTCTGGTGGAACGTTACCTCATAGAAATAGCCAAAAACTACAATGTTCCTTATGAACCTGATGCTATGGTGCGG CCGGAGGTTGGAGAGGAAGCGGACCTCATTGATGTGGACAGTGACTTTAAGAAGCATGGTGGCGGAGGTGGAGGCGGTGGAGGTTTTACTGCTCCGGCTGCTGCTATGCCAATGCCTATGCCCATGCCCATGCCCATGCCAACAAACACAGCCTTCAGCTACCCTCCACCTAAAGGAGCC GAGCCCTACAATACTCCCACTGGCACCTATGATGTTGGCTTTTCCAACTTCCAGCCTCCAGTGAGGGGAGTGCAGCCGCCTCAGCTCCCCAGTTGCCCCCCAACCTACGAGTCT aTTGATGATTTGAGTGTCAAACCCTCTGCATCTCCCCAGGTTGTCCCAG GCCCAGGCCCGTCTGGTCAGATCTATGATAACAATGCACTTCCTGAGCTTCCCTCAGTTCCTGACACACTCCCCAACTCGTCTTTGGGTGGCAATACAGGTGCCTCAGACGACATCGACTTTGACGACCTCTCACGGCGCTTTGAAGAGCTCAAGAAGAAGACCTAA
- the ist1 gene encoding IST1 homolog isoform X2, translating into MLGGGFKGERLRVNLRLVINRLKLLEKKKTELAQKARKEIADYLSAGKDERARIRVEHIIREDYLVEAMEILELYCDLLLARFGLIQSMKELDPGLQEAVSTLIWAAPRLQSEVTELKIVSDQLCAKYSKEYGKLCRTNQIGTVNDRLMHKLSLDAPPKILVERYLIEIAKNYNVPYEPDAMVRPEVGEEADLIDVDSDFKKHGGGGGGGGGFTAPAAAMPMPMPMPMPMPTNTAFSYPPPKGAEPYNTPTGTYDVGFSNFQPPVRGVQPPQLPSCPPTYESVVPGPGPSGQIYDNNALPELPSVPDTLPNSSLGGNTGASDDIDFDDLSRRFEELKKKT; encoded by the exons ATGCTTGGTGGTGGATTCAAAGGAGAGAGGCTGCGAGTCAATCTTAGACTCGTCATCAACCGCCTCAAACTGcttgagaagaagaaaa CTGAATTAGCGCAGAAGGCCCGGAAGGAGATCGCAGACTACCTGTCAGCAGGTAAAGATGAACGAGCACGGATTAGGGTGGAGCACATTATTAGAGAAGACTATCTTGTGGAGGCCATGGAGATTCTTGAATTGTACTGTGATCTGCTGCTGGCTCGCTTCGGCCTAATACAATCTATGAA AGAGCTGGATCCTGGTCTTCAGGAAGCAGTATCCACACTGATCTGGGCAGCTCCTCGTCTGCAGTCTGAAGTCACCGAGCTTAAAATT gtTTCAGATCAGCTCTGTGCGAAATACAGCAAGGAGTACGGCAAGTTGTGCAGGACAAACCAAATCGGAACTGTCAATGACCGA CTCATGCACAAACTGAGTTTGGATGCACCTCCAAAGATTCTGGTGGAACGTTACCTCATAGAAATAGCCAAAAACTACAATGTTCCTTATGAACCTGATGCTATGGTGCGG CCGGAGGTTGGAGAGGAAGCGGACCTCATTGATGTGGACAGTGACTTTAAGAAGCATGGTGGCGGAGGTGGAGGCGGTGGAGGTTTTACTGCTCCGGCTGCTGCTATGCCAATGCCTATGCCCATGCCCATGCCCATGCCAACAAACACAGCCTTCAGCTACCCTCCACCTAAAGGAGCC GAGCCCTACAATACTCCCACTGGCACCTATGATGTTGGCTTTTCCAACTTCCAGCCTCCAGTGAGGGGAGTGCAGCCGCCTCAGCTCCCCAGTTGCCCCCCAACCTACGAGTCT GTTGTCCCAG GCCCAGGCCCGTCTGGTCAGATCTATGATAACAATGCACTTCCTGAGCTTCCCTCAGTTCCTGACACACTCCCCAACTCGTCTTTGGGTGGCAATACAGGTGCCTCAGACGACATCGACTTTGACGACCTCTCACGGCGCTTTGAAGAGCTCAAGAAGAAGACCTAA
- the ist1 gene encoding IST1 homolog isoform X3, producing the protein MLGGGFKGERLRVNLRLVINRLKLLEKKKTELAQKARKEIADYLSAGKDERARIRVEHIIREDYLVEAMEILELYCDLLLARFGLIQSMKELDPGLQEAVSTLIWAAPRLQSEVTELKIVSDQLCAKYSKEYGKLCRTNQIGTVNDRLMHKLSLDAPPKILVERYLIEIAKNYNVPYEPDAMVRPEVGEEADLIDVDSDFKKHGGGGGGGGGFTAPAAAMPMPMPMPMPMPTNTAFSYPPPKGAEPYNTPTGTYDVGFSNFQPPVRGVQPPQLPSCPPTYESVSASTHAPTSHFQTEQGRPVGISD; encoded by the exons ATGCTTGGTGGTGGATTCAAAGGAGAGAGGCTGCGAGTCAATCTTAGACTCGTCATCAACCGCCTCAAACTGcttgagaagaagaaaa CTGAATTAGCGCAGAAGGCCCGGAAGGAGATCGCAGACTACCTGTCAGCAGGTAAAGATGAACGAGCACGGATTAGGGTGGAGCACATTATTAGAGAAGACTATCTTGTGGAGGCCATGGAGATTCTTGAATTGTACTGTGATCTGCTGCTGGCTCGCTTCGGCCTAATACAATCTATGAA AGAGCTGGATCCTGGTCTTCAGGAAGCAGTATCCACACTGATCTGGGCAGCTCCTCGTCTGCAGTCTGAAGTCACCGAGCTTAAAATT gtTTCAGATCAGCTCTGTGCGAAATACAGCAAGGAGTACGGCAAGTTGTGCAGGACAAACCAAATCGGAACTGTCAATGACCGA CTCATGCACAAACTGAGTTTGGATGCACCTCCAAAGATTCTGGTGGAACGTTACCTCATAGAAATAGCCAAAAACTACAATGTTCCTTATGAACCTGATGCTATGGTGCGG CCGGAGGTTGGAGAGGAAGCGGACCTCATTGATGTGGACAGTGACTTTAAGAAGCATGGTGGCGGAGGTGGAGGCGGTGGAGGTTTTACTGCTCCGGCTGCTGCTATGCCAATGCCTATGCCCATGCCCATGCCCATGCCAACAAACACAGCCTTCAGCTACCCTCCACCTAAAGGAGCC GAGCCCTACAATACTCCCACTGGCACCTATGATGTTGGCTTTTCCAACTTCCAGCCTCCAGTGAGGGGAGTGCAGCCGCCTCAGCTCCCCAGTTGCCCCCCAACCTACGAGTCTGTAAGTGCAAGTACCCATGCCCCTACCTCACACTTCCAGACTGAGCAAGGACGTCCTGTTGGCATTTCAG aTTGA